One genomic window of Vespula pensylvanica isolate Volc-1 chromosome 12, ASM1446617v1, whole genome shotgun sequence includes the following:
- the LOC122633275 gene encoding uncharacterized protein LOC122633275: MNYKITSFPKRTPIFAQAAGFKVAWELPTSNFLDNRVGRSLSDVHESAKLVYESHGFDGHSCLLKNICHILQYVKWKDGVMAKILKLFVGPYINNDTSTDASSDFCRVHLENCPLEFQGVNAFSERTSEPSSCN; encoded by the exons ATGAATTATAAGATAACATCATTCCCGAAGAGAACGCCGATTTTCGCCCAGGCTGCTGGCTTCAAGGTCGCGTGGGAGTTACCCACAAGCAACTTCTTGGACAATCGTGTCGGCAGATCCCTTTCCGACGTCCACGAGTCCGCGAAGCTCGTTTACGAGAG TCATGGTTTCGATGGACACTCTTGTCTTCTGAAGAACATCTGTCATATTCTCCAGTACGTAAAATGGAAGGATGGCGTTATGGCgaagatattgaaattattcgtcGG GCCATACATTAATAACGACACGTCGACCGATGCATCGTCGGATTTCTGTCGCGTTCACCTCGAAAATTGTCCATTAGAGTTTCAAGGGGTCAATGCTTTTTCAGAGAGAACTTCCGAACCTTCATCATGTAATTGA